From the Clostridium acetobutylicum ATCC 824 genome, one window contains:
- a CDS encoding alpha-keto acid decarboxylase family protein, with product MKSEYTIGRYLLDRLSELGIRHIFGVPGDYNLSFLDYIMEYKGIDWVGNCNELNAGYAADGYARINGIGAILTTFGVGELSAINAIAGAYAEQVPVVKITGIPTAKVRDNGLYVHHTLGDGRFDHFFEMFREVTVAEALLSEENAAQEIDRVLISCWRQKRPVLINLPIDVYDKPINKPLKPLLDYTISSNKEAACEFVTEIVPIINRAKKPVILADYGVYRYQVQHVLKNLAEKTGFPVATLSMGKGVFNEAHPQFIGVYNGDVSSPYLRQRVDEADCIISVGVKLTDSTTGGFSHGFSKRNVIHIDPFSIKAKGKKYAPITMKDALTELTSKIEHRNFEDLDIKPYKSDNQKYFAKEKPITQKRFFERIAHFIKEKDVLLAEQGTCFFGASTIQLPKDATFIGQPLWGSIGYTLPALLGSQLADQKRRNILLIGDGAFQMTAQEISTMLRLQIKPIIFLINNDGYTIERAIHGREQVYNNIQMWRYHNVPKVLGPKECSLTFKVQSETELEKALLVADKDCEHLIFIEVVMDRYDKPEPLERLSKRFANQNN from the coding sequence TTGAAGAGTGAATACACAATTGGAAGATATTTGTTAGACCGTTTATCAGAGTTGGGTATTCGGCATATCTTTGGTGTACCTGGAGATTACAATCTATCCTTTTTAGACTATATAATGGAGTACAAAGGGATAGATTGGGTTGGAAATTGCAATGAATTGAATGCTGGGTATGCTGCTGATGGATATGCAAGAATAAATGGAATTGGAGCCATACTTACAACATTTGGTGTTGGAGAATTAAGTGCCATTAACGCAATTGCTGGGGCATACGCTGAGCAAGTTCCAGTTGTTAAAATTACAGGTATCCCCACAGCAAAAGTTAGGGACAATGGATTATATGTACACCACACATTAGGTGACGGAAGGTTTGATCACTTTTTTGAAATGTTTAGAGAAGTAACAGTTGCTGAGGCATTACTAAGCGAAGAAAATGCAGCACAAGAAATTGATCGTGTTCTTATTTCATGCTGGAGACAAAAACGTCCTGTTCTTATAAATTTACCGATTGATGTATATGATAAACCAATTAACAAACCATTAAAGCCATTACTCGATTATACTATTTCAAGTAACAAAGAGGCTGCATGTGAATTTGTTACAGAAATAGTACCTATAATAAATAGGGCAAAAAAGCCTGTTATTCTTGCAGATTATGGAGTATATCGTTACCAAGTTCAACATGTGCTTAAAAACTTGGCCGAAAAAACCGGATTTCCTGTGGCTACACTAAGTATGGGAAAAGGTGTTTTCAATGAAGCACACCCTCAATTTATTGGTGTTTATAATGGTGATGTAAGTTCTCCTTATTTAAGGCAGCGAGTTGATGAAGCAGACTGCATTATTAGCGTTGGTGTAAAATTGACGGATTCAACCACAGGGGGATTTTCTCATGGATTTTCTAAAAGGAATGTAATTCACATTGATCCTTTTTCAATAAAGGCAAAAGGTAAAAAATATGCACCTATTACGATGAAAGATGCTTTAACAGAATTAACAAGTAAAATTGAGCATAGAAACTTTGAGGATTTAGATATAAAGCCTTACAAATCAGATAATCAAAAGTATTTTGCAAAAGAGAAGCCAATTACACAAAAACGTTTTTTTGAGCGTATTGCTCACTTTATAAAAGAAAAAGATGTATTATTAGCAGAACAGGGTACATGCTTTTTTGGTGCGTCAACCATACAACTACCCAAAGATGCAACTTTTATTGGTCAACCTTTATGGGGATCTATTGGATACACACTTCCTGCTTTATTAGGTTCACAATTAGCTGATCAAAAAAGGCGTAATATTCTTTTAATTGGGGATGGTGCATTTCAAATGACAGCACAAGAAATTTCAACAATGCTTCGTTTACAAATCAAACCTATTATTTTTTTAATTAATAACGATGGTTATACAATTGAACGTGCTATTCATGGTAGAGAACAAGTATATAACAATATTCAAATGTGGCGATATCATAATGTTCCAAAGGTTTTAGGTCCTAAAGAATGCAGCTTAACCTTTAAAGTACAAAGTGAAACTGAACTTGAAAAGGCTCTTTTAGTGGCAGATAAGGATTGTGAACATTTGATTTTTATAGAAGTTGTTATGGATCGTTATGATAAACCCGAGCCTTTAGAACGTCTTTCGAAACGTTTTGCAAATCAAAATAATTAG
- a CDS encoding MarR family winged helix-turn-helix transcriptional regulator, producing MNKEKEQQLNEALVLFSFAYKTFTEEPDLIIKKYGIQRIHHRILFFVARFPGLSVNELLKLLEISKQALHKPMHILINKGLIFSKESDYDRRIKEIFLTNEGERLEKEISNIQREHLLSIFSQFHNGDEKSWLEIMRQLSLKRLGYAAWNKKK from the coding sequence ATGAATAAAGAAAAAGAACAGCAACTGAATGAGGCATTAGTGCTTTTTTCTTTTGCATATAAAACATTTACAGAAGAACCAGATTTGATTATTAAAAAGTATGGAATACAGCGTATACATCACCGTATTTTATTTTTTGTAGCTAGATTTCCAGGACTTAGTGTAAATGAACTGTTAAAGTTGTTAGAAATAAGTAAGCAAGCGCTGCATAAACCGATGCACATACTAATTAATAAAGGCTTGATTTTTAGTAAAGAATCTGATTATGATCGCAGGATCAAAGAAATTTTTTTAACAAATGAAGGTGAAAGGTTAGAAAAAGAAATCAGCAACATACAGCGCGAACACTTATTATCCATTTTTTCACAATTCCATAATGGCGATGAAAAATCATGGCTTGAAATTATGCGGCAATTATCATTAAAACGTTTAGGTTATGCTGCTTGGAACAAAAAAAAATAG
- a CDS encoding spore germination protein, with the protein MLSYLNKKLKFIKHKPPTNYESNQNSKKELKLSSSLTKNLNTLKGIIGTSSDTIYREFSFGSKMQIKAALIFFKGLTEKKIINQTIMKPFMYDDRIKSLEPDLSSGILKVVKDGLISVGDVKESDDINNLVSTCLSGNTIFLLDGSNKALIVDTQGWPSRAIEEPKTDVVIRGPREGFSENLNSNMSLLRRKIKNPNLTFENMKIGKQTDTDICLVYLKNVVNPKLIEEIRTRLDKIDTDSILESGYIEQYIEDESFSIFPTIGNSEKPDIVAAKILEGRAAILVDGTPFALTVPMLFIEGFQSSEDYYSRPYYASFIRILRFVSFSISILLPVTYVALSTFHQELIPTTLLFTMAAAHEGVPFPAFLEALMMMIVFEILREAGIRLPRNVGQAVSIVGALVIGEAVVSAGLVGGIMVIVVALTAIASFVVPSYTDVTAILRLLLLFLGALLGIYGIGIGLLAVLIHLVSLRSFGTPYLSPLAPVTARDLKDSFLRFPLWSMFTRPRTIGWHNLRKSNSGNKPVKPSHRNSKE; encoded by the coding sequence TTGCTTAGTTACTTAAACAAAAAATTAAAATTCATAAAACATAAACCTCCAACTAATTATGAAAGTAATCAAAATTCTAAAAAAGAACTTAAACTTTCATCAAGTCTTACGAAAAATTTAAATACTCTTAAAGGCATTATTGGAACTAGCAGTGATACAATTTATAGAGAGTTCTCCTTTGGTTCAAAAATGCAAATAAAGGCAGCTTTGATTTTTTTTAAAGGACTTACAGAAAAGAAAATTATAAACCAAACCATAATGAAGCCCTTTATGTATGATGATAGAATAAAATCTTTGGAACCAGACTTATCAAGCGGAATCCTAAAAGTAGTAAAAGATGGACTGATTTCAGTTGGTGATGTAAAGGAAAGTGATGACATAAATAATTTAGTTTCTACTTGCCTTTCTGGAAATACTATATTTCTTTTAGATGGATCAAATAAAGCTCTAATAGTAGATACTCAGGGTTGGCCTTCAAGAGCAATAGAAGAGCCAAAAACAGATGTTGTGATTAGGGGACCGAGAGAAGGGTTCTCTGAAAATCTTAATTCAAATATGTCACTACTAAGACGTAAAATTAAAAATCCAAACCTTACTTTTGAAAATATGAAAATAGGTAAACAAACAGATACTGATATATGTTTAGTTTATTTAAAAAATGTTGTAAATCCAAAACTTATTGAAGAAATTCGCACTAGATTAGATAAAATTGATACAGACAGCATACTAGAGTCTGGATATATTGAACAATATATAGAAGATGAATCCTTTTCTATTTTCCCAACAATAGGTAACTCAGAAAAGCCAGACATAGTAGCTGCAAAGATACTTGAAGGGCGAGCTGCAATTTTAGTTGATGGAACTCCTTTTGCTCTAACAGTTCCTATGCTTTTTATAGAAGGTTTTCAAAGCTCTGAAGACTACTACTCTAGACCATATTATGCAAGCTTCATAAGAATTTTAAGATTTGTTTCCTTTTCAATAAGTATATTACTTCCAGTAACCTACGTTGCTCTATCCACTTTTCATCAGGAACTAATTCCGACAACACTGCTATTTACCATGGCAGCTGCCCACGAAGGCGTTCCATTTCCCGCTTTTTTAGAAGCCTTAATGATGATGATTGTTTTTGAAATATTAAGGGAAGCTGGTATAAGGCTTCCACGTAACGTAGGTCAGGCGGTTAGTATTGTAGGTGCCTTGGTTATAGGGGAAGCTGTAGTATCTGCAGGACTAGTTGGAGGTATTATGGTTATAGTTGTGGCTCTTACTGCAATAGCAAGCTTTGTTGTTCCCTCTTACACAGACGTTACAGCTATTTTGAGACTATTATTGCTTTTTTTAGGAGCACTTTTAGGTATATATGGAATAGGAATTGGACTCCTAGCTGTATTGATTCATCTTGTGTCATTAAGATCCTTCGGCACTCCATACTTGTCACCATTAGCACCAGTTACTGCAAGAGACTTAAAGGACTCATTTTTAAGATTTCCTTTGTGGAGTATGTTTACAAGACCAAGAACTATAGGTTGGCATAACCTAAGAAAAAGTAATTCTGGAAACAAACCAGTAAAACCCTCCCATAGAAACTCAAAGGAATAG
- a CDS encoding spore germination protein has protein sequence MIRLSKHQLFTLIFVFEVGSTPIFALGIEAEQNAWIVVLLALLIGLFILWSYLELQKAFPTKGLVEIFTNILGKPLGLPLCILYAMGFIWGCGRNLREFIELIAMTVIPHTPLWIILFFFIGLSLYVSVKGFEVFARTTEFIFPTIIFFLIILFALISISGEVHFKNLTPILGDGLKPILKSLPGVVWFPFGEIYVFLMYWHYVNDINTIKKASFKAVILSGILLCFTTMINICTLGAKYTSIATIPLVETLRLINIGDIITHLDVIGVIIIFLGGFFKMTLYLNGIAIIINSVFSIKKSQLVLILTGIFMMYFSIYFEPSFAYHQWMFPFDARYYGLPFALIYPQLLLLIYILKKKRAEL, from the coding sequence ATGATACGTTTAAGCAAGCATCAACTCTTTACTTTAATATTTGTATTTGAAGTAGGAAGTACACCTATTTTTGCTTTAGGTATTGAAGCTGAACAAAATGCATGGATTGTAGTACTCCTAGCTCTACTAATAGGTCTTTTTATATTATGGAGCTATTTAGAACTTCAAAAAGCATTTCCAACTAAAGGTCTCGTTGAAATATTTACAAATATACTAGGAAAACCTCTAGGATTACCTCTTTGCATATTGTATGCCATGGGCTTTATTTGGGGCTGTGGCCGTAACTTAAGAGAATTTATAGAACTTATAGCAATGACTGTTATACCTCATACCCCTTTATGGATTATATTGTTTTTCTTTATAGGACTTAGTTTATATGTATCCGTTAAAGGCTTTGAGGTATTCGCACGCACTACTGAATTTATTTTCCCTACAATTATATTTTTTTTAATTATATTATTTGCCTTAATTTCTATATCCGGTGAGGTCCATTTTAAAAACTTAACTCCTATTTTGGGTGACGGCTTAAAACCAATACTTAAATCGCTACCAGGTGTAGTTTGGTTTCCTTTTGGAGAAATCTATGTATTTTTAATGTATTGGCATTATGTAAATGACATAAATACTATAAAAAAGGCTTCCTTTAAAGCAGTCATTTTATCCGGCATTCTTCTTTGTTTTACAACTATGATCAATATCTGTACATTAGGAGCAAAATATACTTCTATTGCGACCATTCCATTAGTAGAAACTTTAAGATTAATTAATATAGGTGATATAATAACACATTTAGATGTTATAGGTGTAATCATTATATTCCTAGGTGGTTTTTTTAAAATGACTCTGTATTTAAATGGAATTGCTATAATTATAAACTCAGTATTTAGTATAAAGAAAAGCCAACTAGTGTTGATACTTACAGGAATATTTATGATGTATTTTTCTATTTATTTTGAACCCAGTTTTGCATATCATCAGTGGATGTTTCCTTTTGATGCAAGATACTATGGTCTCCCATTCGCCCTTATATATCCTCAATTACTTCTACTTATCTACATATTAAAAAAGAAAAGAGCTGAACTATAA
- a CDS encoding CBO0543 family protein: MNIDYILILMGWIITIILLFKFIPRNKLCEAQVAFLFKLSITWVSGLVVSQLGLIVYPVRFFPNANKTSFSFEYFIYPSICALFITNYPEKKSRFQKFMYYFYFCTYITIAEVFVERYTNILKYVHWTWYETWITLFITFFISRTYNLWFFKLLKKEGHT; this comes from the coding sequence ATGAATATAGATTATATACTTATCTTAATGGGTTGGATCATAACTATAATTCTACTATTTAAATTTATTCCAAGAAATAAACTTTGCGAAGCTCAAGTAGCTTTTTTATTTAAGCTAAGTATAACCTGGGTATCAGGTTTAGTCGTATCACAATTAGGATTAATAGTTTACCCCGTTAGGTTTTTTCCCAATGCAAATAAAACAAGTTTCTCATTTGAATATTTTATATATCCATCAATTTGTGCACTTTTTATAACCAACTATCCAGAAAAGAAAAGCCGCTTTCAAAAGTTTATGTACTACTTCTACTTTTGCACCTACATAACAATTGCTGAAGTATTTGTTGAAAGATATACAAACATACTTAAATACGTACATTGGACTTGGTACGAAACCTGGATTACTCTTTTTATAACTTTTTTTATTTCAAGAACTTATAACCTTTGGTTCTTTAAACTACTAAAAAAAGAAGGGCATACTTAA